From the Acidovorax carolinensis genome, one window contains:
- a CDS encoding DEAD/DEAH box helicase — translation MDLYCRADVVDVDIEPDGDGRWRIEGEVQGSLPAPYQVSAQLALAPNGQVTQWSGDCSCPVGVGCKHAVALTLQAAHQKPAQNQTAAQTFDALQALQERKHAMARAEADARLVHWLQDWDRAMGGSAAPAPGGRPDRPERYLYLVSTVGLPRATTPQMQLEAVVSYPKVTGGWAKPKPIRTQPCPGQAVYDSASDADRQVLQLLRAMPRGLGYYSAYSSAPVAVLEGTVGVMALQQAASTGHLFADAGGSTVGAPLRWGDPLSITWTWREATPAAGGESTWALRASLPAASATLCSNSPPLYLDAAHGVCGQVVADGLGAAQLALLLKAPALSAAALQKHHAEVARRLGGLLPLPPVLGPLTRVQGVPPVARLHLAPVPVGDVPDLGLITAQLRFDYQGHVGWWAGQELDVLVTAADGSQVLLQRDARAELDAIERLMDLGLLATDDGLFGIPGERPQNDWMHWADNGFGVLRDAGFELTLDAALGGWITHADALAVALQPEGDDEATSPWFALSLGMEINGVRHNILPWLPDLIAAAASQPVDPATGLPQLPSHVYLPSQVGPGFVRLPTDTLRPWMAALLDLVGDRAHDFNGDSLKLSRMDALRTSAALGEGATWEGAGALRAMVEQLKGANSLPEVPLPAGVRATLRPYQQQGLNWLQFLSAHGLAGVLADDMGLGKTLQTLAHIQVEKDAGRLTRPALIIAPVSLMGNWLREAARFCPGLRSLVLHGAGRHEVAESVEEHDLVIAPYSLLQRDRERWLAHEWHLVVLDEAQNIKNASTHAAQVVSQLQARHRLCLSGTPMENHLGEVWSLFHFLMPGFLGSQRRFNEAFRTPIEKLGDSTRMAQLRARITPFMLRRTKALVAGELPPKVETVMPVEMAGAQADLYETIRLGMEKTVREALQSKGLAKSQITILDALLKLRQVCCHPQLVPLDAAKKVKTSAKLDQLMALLPEMLAEGRRILLFSQFTSMLTLIEAELKKRNLPWVKLTGQSQRRDAIIEQFTSGQVPLFLISLKAGGVGLNLPQADTVIHYDPWWNPAVENQATDRAHRIGQTQSVWVIKLVAQGTIEERILALQERKAQLASSLYSDAAGRKEPLFTESDLAELLQPLSLS, via the coding sequence ATGGATCTGTATTGCAGGGCGGACGTGGTCGACGTCGACATCGAACCGGACGGTGATGGCCGCTGGCGGATCGAAGGCGAGGTGCAGGGCAGCCTGCCAGCGCCCTATCAGGTGTCGGCGCAATTGGCTCTTGCACCGAATGGCCAGGTGACGCAATGGTCGGGCGACTGCAGTTGCCCTGTGGGCGTAGGTTGCAAGCACGCCGTGGCGTTGACCCTGCAGGCCGCGCACCAGAAGCCGGCCCAAAATCAGACCGCTGCCCAAACCTTCGATGCCCTCCAAGCACTACAGGAGCGCAAGCACGCCATGGCGCGCGCCGAGGCCGACGCGCGGCTGGTGCACTGGCTGCAGGACTGGGACCGTGCCATGGGCGGTTCGGCCGCGCCAGCTCCGGGCGGCCGTCCGGATCGGCCAGAACGTTATCTTTACCTGGTCTCCACCGTGGGGCTGCCGCGCGCCACCACGCCGCAGATGCAGCTGGAGGCCGTGGTGTCCTACCCCAAAGTCACCGGCGGCTGGGCCAAGCCCAAACCGATCCGCACGCAGCCGTGCCCAGGGCAGGCCGTGTATGACAGCGCGAGCGACGCCGACCGCCAGGTGCTGCAACTGCTGCGTGCCATGCCGCGCGGCCTGGGTTATTACTCGGCCTACAGCAGTGCCCCGGTGGCGGTGTTGGAAGGCACGGTGGGTGTGATGGCGCTGCAGCAGGCGGCCAGCACCGGCCACCTGTTTGCCGACGCGGGGGGCTCCACTGTCGGTGCCCCGCTTCGCTGGGGTGATCCCCTGTCCATCACCTGGACATGGCGTGAGGCCACGCCCGCTGCCGGGGGTGAAAGCACCTGGGCGCTGCGCGCCAGCCTGCCTGCTGCGTCAGCCACGCTGTGCAGCAACAGCCCGCCTTTGTATCTGGATGCCGCCCACGGCGTGTGTGGCCAGGTGGTGGCCGATGGCCTGGGTGCTGCGCAGCTGGCCCTGTTGCTCAAGGCGCCCGCGCTGAGTGCCGCCGCGCTGCAAAAGCACCACGCCGAGGTTGCCCGCCGGCTGGGCGGTTTGCTGCCCTTGCCGCCGGTGCTGGGGCCACTCACGCGGGTGCAGGGCGTCCCACCCGTGGCACGCCTGCATCTGGCGCCCGTGCCGGTTGGCGATGTACCCGACCTGGGCCTCATCACCGCCCAGCTGCGGTTCGACTACCAGGGCCATGTAGGCTGGTGGGCCGGGCAGGAGCTGGACGTGCTGGTGACTGCGGCGGATGGCAGCCAGGTGCTGCTGCAGCGCGATGCCAGGGCCGAGCTCGATGCCATCGAGCGGCTGATGGACCTGGGCCTGCTGGCCACCGACGACGGCCTGTTCGGCATCCCTGGTGAGCGCCCACAGAACGACTGGATGCACTGGGCCGACAACGGTTTTGGGGTGCTGCGCGACGCGGGGTTTGAACTCACGCTGGATGCCGCGCTGGGTGGTTGGATCACGCATGCTGACGCACTGGCCGTGGCACTGCAGCCCGAGGGCGATGACGAAGCCACTTCGCCCTGGTTTGCGCTGTCGCTGGGCATGGAGATCAACGGCGTGCGCCACAACATCCTGCCCTGGCTGCCCGACCTGATTGCCGCCGCTGCTTCTCAGCCGGTGGACCCAGCCACGGGCCTGCCGCAACTGCCATCGCATGTCTATCTGCCTTCGCAAGTGGGCCCAGGTTTTGTGCGCCTGCCCACTGACACGCTGCGCCCCTGGATGGCGGCGTTGCTGGACCTGGTGGGCGACCGTGCCCATGATTTCAACGGCGACAGCCTGAAGCTCTCGCGCATGGACGCCCTGCGCACCAGCGCCGCGCTGGGCGAAGGAGCCACGTGGGAGGGCGCTGGCGCCTTGCGCGCCATGGTGGAGCAGCTCAAGGGCGCCAATTCGTTGCCCGAAGTGCCGCTGCCCGCTGGCGTGCGGGCCACGCTGCGGCCGTACCAGCAGCAGGGCCTGAACTGGCTGCAGTTTCTGAGCGCCCACGGCCTGGCTGGTGTGCTGGCCGACGACATGGGCCTGGGCAAAACGCTGCAGACCCTGGCGCACATTCAGGTCGAAAAAGACGCGGGCCGCCTGACCCGGCCCGCGCTCATCATTGCGCCCGTGAGCCTGATGGGTAACTGGCTGCGGGAGGCCGCGCGCTTTTGCCCGGGCCTGCGCAGCCTGGTGCTGCACGGAGCGGGCCGCCATGAGGTGGCCGAATCGGTGGAAGAGCATGATCTGGTCATTGCCCCGTATTCACTGCTGCAGCGCGACCGCGAACGCTGGCTGGCGCACGAATGGCACCTGGTGGTGCTCGACGAGGCCCAGAACATCAAGAACGCCAGCACGCACGCCGCTCAGGTGGTGAGCCAGTTGCAGGCGCGCCACCGGTTGTGCCTGTCGGGCACACCCATGGAAAACCACCTGGGCGAGGTGTGGAGCCTGTTTCACTTCTTGATGCCCGGCTTTCTGGGCAGCCAGCGGCGCTTTAACGAAGCGTTTCGCACCCCTATTGAAAAGCTGGGCGACAGCACGCGCATGGCGCAGTTGCGCGCGCGCATCACACCGTTCATGCTGCGGCGCACCAAGGCGTTGGTGGCGGGTGAGCTGCCGCCCAAGGTCGAAACCGTGATGCCCGTGGAGATGGCGGGTGCGCAGGCGGACCTGTACGAAACCATCCGCCTGGGAATGGAAAAAACCGTGCGCGAGGCGCTGCAGTCCAAGGGACTGGCCAAGTCGCAGATCACCATTCTCGATGCACTGCTCAAGCTGCGCCAGGTCTGCTGTCACCCGCAGCTGGTGCCGCTCGATGCCGCAAAGAAGGTCAAGACCTCGGCCAAGCTTGACCAGCTCATGGCTCTGTTGCCCGAAATGCTGGCCGAGGGGCGGCGCATTTTGCTGTTCTCGCAGTTCACCAGCATGCTTACGCTGATCGAGGCCGAGCTGAAAAAGCGCAACCTGCCCTGGGTCAAGCTCACGGGGCAGAGCCAGCGGCGCGACGCGATCATCGAGCAGTTCACCAGCGGGCAGGTGCCGCTGTTCCTCATCAGCCTCAAGGCGGGCGGGGTGGGGCTCAACCTGCCGCAGGCCGATACGGTGATCCATTACGACCCCTGGTGGAACCCGGCGGTGGAAAACCAGGCAACGGATCGCGCCCACCGCATTGGCCAGACGCAGAGCGTTTGGGTGATCAAGCTGGTGGCGCAGGGCACCATTGAAGAGCGCATCCTGGCGCTGCAAGAGCGCAAGGCGCAGCTGGCGAGCAGCCTCTACAGCGACGCTGCCGGGCGCAAGGAGCCGTTATTTACCGAAAGCGACCTGGCAGAGTTGTTGCAACCGCTATCACTGTCGTAG
- a CDS encoding thioredoxin family protein, translating into MSSPAALPEPTPTSPATTTPGGWWAVCLCANWCGTCRDYRPLFDELARAHPGVRFEWVDIEDEAEIAGDLDVETFPTLLIADGRRALFLGPLLPQAPVLARLLTSLQAGAAGAAGAGGEAQQVFERVRIARGA; encoded by the coding sequence ATGTCCAGTCCCGCCGCACTGCCCGAGCCCACCCCCACGAGCCCCGCGACCACCACACCCGGTGGCTGGTGGGCGGTGTGCCTGTGCGCCAACTGGTGCGGCACCTGCCGCGACTATCGGCCCCTTTTTGACGAACTGGCGCGCGCGCACCCCGGCGTGCGTTTTGAGTGGGTGGACATCGAGGACGAGGCCGAGATTGCGGGTGACCTGGACGTGGAGACTTTTCCCACCTTGCTGATTGCCGATGGCCGCCGGGCCTTGTTCCTGGGGCCGCTGTTACCGCAGGCGCCCGTGCTGGCACGGCTGCTGACCAGCCTGCAGGCCGGTGCCGCGGGCGCCGCCGGGGCAGGGGGCGAGGCCCAGCAAGTCTTTGAGCGCGTGCGTATCGCGCGTGGCGCGTAG
- a CDS encoding c-type cytochrome produces MKRILWTLFFTVALLALGTAVVAALNLRGEDALPAESQSLSQARTATPELVARGEYLARVGNCMACHTVQGGAPYAGGRGIDTPFGVIHTSNLTPDKATGIGNWSAAEFWRALHNGRSRDGRLLYPAFPYPNYTLVAREDSDAIFAYLQSLPAVAQANRPHALRFPYNTQAALAVWRAVFFAPGAPQAEPTQTAEYNRGAYLVNGLGHCTACHTPRNALGATSDAKAFTGGLIPVQNWYAPALNAAHEAGVKEWRTDDVVALLKTGVAPKGSVTGPMAEVVFRSTQYLSDADAQAMAVYLRALPQQAPVATAGAKPSAATLERGAKVYEQHCAQCHGDQGEGKPGAFPALAGNRAVMLQDPTNLVRVVLQGGYLPATAGNPRPHGMPPFQQTLSDEDVAAVTTFVRNSWGNQAPGVGTIEVYRARERRGM; encoded by the coding sequence ATGAAACGCATCCTCTGGACCCTTTTCTTCACCGTGGCCTTGCTGGCCCTGGGCACTGCCGTGGTGGCAGCGCTCAACCTGCGCGGCGAGGACGCCTTGCCGGCCGAATCGCAGTCCCTCTCGCAGGCCCGGACTGCCACGCCCGAACTGGTCGCGCGCGGCGAATACCTGGCCCGCGTTGGCAACTGCATGGCCTGCCACACCGTGCAGGGCGGCGCGCCGTATGCGGGTGGGCGTGGCATCGACACGCCGTTTGGCGTGATCCACACCTCCAACCTCACGCCCGACAAGGCCACTGGCATCGGCAACTGGTCGGCCGCCGAGTTCTGGCGCGCGCTCCACAACGGCCGCTCCAGGGACGGGCGCCTGCTGTACCCGGCGTTTCCCTACCCCAACTACACGCTGGTGGCGCGCGAGGATTCCGATGCCATCTTTGCCTACCTGCAAAGCCTGCCCGCCGTTGCGCAGGCCAACCGGCCGCACGCGCTGCGCTTTCCTTACAACACCCAGGCGGCGCTGGCGGTGTGGCGCGCGGTGTTTTTTGCGCCAGGCGCTCCCCAGGCAGAACCCACGCAAACGGCTGAGTACAACCGGGGCGCTTACCTGGTCAACGGCCTGGGCCACTGTACGGCTTGCCACACGCCGCGCAATGCGCTGGGTGCCACCTCGGATGCCAAGGCCTTCACCGGTGGGTTGATTCCGGTGCAAAACTGGTATGCCCCCGCGCTCAATGCCGCCCACGAGGCGGGTGTGAAGGAGTGGCGAACTGACGACGTGGTGGCCTTGCTGAAGACTGGCGTGGCGCCAAAGGGCTCGGTCACCGGGCCCATGGCCGAGGTGGTGTTTCGCAGCACGCAATATCTGAGTGATGCCGACGCCCAGGCGATGGCTGTGTATCTGCGGGCGCTGCCGCAGCAGGCCCCCGTCGCCACGGCAGGAGCCAAACCCTCTGCCGCCACGCTGGAGCGCGGTGCCAAGGTGTATGAGCAGCATTGCGCGCAGTGCCATGGCGACCAGGGCGAGGGCAAGCCGGGGGCGTTCCCGGCCCTGGCCGGAAATCGCGCCGTGATGCTGCAAGACCCGACCAACCTTGTGCGCGTGGTGCTGCAGGGTGGTTATTTGCCGGCCACGGCGGGCAACCCGCGCCCGCACGGCATGCCGCCGTTTCAGCAGACGCTGTCGGACGAAGACGTGGCGGCCGTGACCACCTTTGTGCGCAACAGCTGGGGCAACCAGGCGCCGGGTGTGGGTACCATCGAGGTCTATCGTGCGCGCGAGCGGCGCGGCATGTAG
- a CDS encoding c-type cytochrome, translating to MKKCSRRSLRTLLSWLSGATLGACALAAAPTGAAPQTATAATSAMAPRVLACTACHGKEGRATPDGYFPRIAGKPAGYLYNQLVNFRDGRRSYPQMTYLIEHLTDDYLREFATHFAALQVPYAPPLAPQASPQVLERGRQLVQQGDSARQLPACVQCHGQAMTGLQPSIPGLLGLSRDYLNSQLGAWKTGQRRAQAPDCMADIARQLSPEEVSAVSAWLAAQPVPGAGKPADRLAGAMPVRCGGVDGVPVVDAASR from the coding sequence ATGAAAAAATGTTCGCGCCGATCCCTGCGCACCCTGTTGTCGTGGCTGTCGGGCGCCACGTTGGGCGCATGTGCCCTGGCTGCAGCACCCACAGGCGCAGCGCCCCAGACCGCTACCGCCGCCACCAGCGCCATGGCGCCGCGCGTGCTGGCCTGCACCGCCTGCCACGGCAAGGAAGGCCGTGCCACGCCGGACGGTTACTTTCCGCGCATTGCGGGCAAGCCGGCGGGTTACCTGTACAACCAGCTGGTCAACTTTCGGGACGGGCGGCGCAGCTACCCGCAGATGACCTACCTCATCGAGCACCTCACGGACGACTATCTGCGCGAGTTCGCCACCCACTTTGCCGCGCTGCAGGTGCCCTATGCGCCGCCGCTGGCGCCCCAGGCTTCGCCGCAGGTGCTGGAGCGCGGGCGCCAGTTGGTGCAACAGGGCGATTCGGCGCGCCAGTTGCCCGCCTGCGTGCAGTGCCATGGCCAGGCAATGACGGGGCTGCAGCCGTCGATTCCCGGCTTGCTGGGCCTTTCGCGCGACTACCTCAATAGCCAGCTCGGCGCCTGGAAAACCGGCCAGCGCCGCGCGCAGGCGCCCGATTGCATGGCGGATATTGCGCGCCAGCTTTCTCCCGAGGAGGTGAGCGCGGTATCAGCATGGCTGGCGGCCCAGCCGGTGCCCGGCGCTGGCAAACCCGCCGACCGGCTGGCAGGCGCCATGCCCGTGCGCTGCGGCGGGGTGGATGGGGTGCCGGTCGTGGACGCGGCGTCGCGTTGA
- a CDS encoding methyl-accepting chemotaxis protein has product MSWVNLKIGTRLGLGFTVVLLFLAVVLGMGLVSLANTQSSLDQLVNDNNKKLEAASFMLGHVRDISNAAGMMVLVADEAGKQAQLKRASEARARYAAGRATLEKLVKSEGGKVALARVDAALAGAEPLTNQLFDMALKNMTQEATEHMVGKVAPAIDNTLGQLFGLIEYQTGVAIRANAEAQAQYESARNWMLGLGLLAIFSGAVIAWNITRSITRPIHLAVQVAQTVADGDLSSRIEVASSDETGQLMRALQHMNASLSKVVGEVRGGAESMASATSQIAAGNQNLSSRTEQQASSLEETAASMEELTSTVRQNADNARQANQLALTASGVAVQGGDVVAQVVQTMDAINSSSRKIVDIIGVIDSIAFQTNILALNAAVEAARAGEQGRGFAVVASEVRSLAQRSAEAAKEIKLLIDDSVSKVEQGSQQVDVAGKTMQEIVSSVRRVTDIMGEITAASQEQTSGIEQVNQAIAQMDQVTQQNAALVEQATAAADALQGQAGHLSQAVSVFKLAGGADQLVSRSPAARVAAPATSPALQRAAAPAQAAKPRQTLAAPQPKPQRQNPPALVAQGAEADWQSF; this is encoded by the coding sequence ATGTCATGGGTCAATTTGAAGATCGGCACCCGCCTGGGGCTGGGTTTTACGGTTGTTTTGCTGTTTCTGGCCGTTGTATTGGGGATGGGGCTTGTCTCCCTGGCCAATACCCAGTCGAGCCTGGATCAGCTGGTGAATGACAACAACAAGAAGCTGGAAGCCGCCAGTTTCATGCTGGGCCATGTGCGCGACATCTCCAACGCCGCCGGCATGATGGTGCTGGTAGCCGATGAAGCGGGCAAGCAGGCCCAGTTGAAGCGCGCGTCCGAGGCCCGTGCCCGGTACGCCGCGGGCCGGGCAACGCTGGAAAAACTGGTCAAAAGCGAAGGCGGCAAGGTGGCTTTGGCCCGCGTCGATGCCGCGCTGGCAGGGGCCGAGCCCTTGACCAACCAGCTGTTCGACATGGCCCTCAAAAACATGACCCAGGAGGCCACCGAGCACATGGTGGGCAAGGTCGCGCCCGCCATCGACAACACGCTGGGGCAGCTGTTTGGCCTGATCGAGTACCAGACCGGTGTTGCGATCCGTGCCAACGCCGAAGCCCAGGCGCAATACGAGTCGGCCCGCAACTGGATGCTGGGCCTGGGGCTGCTGGCGATCTTTTCGGGCGCGGTCATTGCCTGGAACATCACGCGCTCCATCACCCGGCCCATCCACCTCGCCGTGCAGGTGGCCCAGACCGTGGCCGATGGCGACCTGAGCTCCCGCATTGAAGTCGCATCCAGCGACGAAACGGGGCAGCTGATGCGGGCGCTGCAGCACATGAACGCAAGCCTGTCCAAGGTGGTGGGCGAGGTGCGCGGCGGAGCAGAAAGCATGGCCAGCGCCACCAGCCAGATCGCGGCGGGCAACCAGAACCTGTCGTCTCGCACCGAGCAGCAGGCCAGCTCGCTGGAGGAAACGGCAGCGTCCATGGAGGAGCTGACCAGCACCGTGCGGCAGAACGCCGACAACGCCCGCCAGGCCAACCAGCTGGCGCTCACGGCATCGGGCGTGGCGGTCCAGGGGGGCGACGTGGTGGCGCAGGTGGTCCAGACCATGGATGCGATCAACAGCTCGTCGCGCAAGATCGTGGACATCATCGGCGTGATCGACTCCATTGCCTTCCAGACCAACATCCTGGCGCTGAACGCGGCCGTGGAAGCAGCCCGCGCCGGCGAGCAAGGACGCGGCTTTGCCGTGGTGGCCAGCGAAGTGCGCAGCCTGGCGCAGCGCTCGGCGGAAGCGGCCAAGGAAATCAAGCTGCTGATCGACGATTCGGTCAGCAAGGTCGAGCAGGGCAGCCAGCAGGTGGACGTGGCCGGCAAGACGATGCAGGAGATCGTCAGCAGCGTGCGCCGGGTGACCGACATCATGGGCGAGATCACGGCAGCGAGCCAGGAGCAGACCTCGGGCATCGAACAGGTCAACCAGGCCATTGCCCAGATGGATCAGGTGACCCAGCAGAACGCCGCGCTGGTCGAGCAAGCCACGGCTGCGGCCGACGCGCTGCAAGGCCAGGCGGGTCACCTGTCGCAGGCGGTCAGCGTGTTCAAGCTGGCCGGTGGTGCAGACCAATTGGTGTCGCGCAGCCCTGCGGCGCGGGTGGCTGCGCCCGCGACCAGCCCGGCCCTGCAACGTGCCGCTGCACCGGCACAAGCTGCCAAGCCCCGGCAGACGCTGGCGGCGCCCCAGCCCAAACCCCAGCGCCAAAACCCGCCCGCACTGGTGGCGCAAGGCGCCGAAGCCGACTGGCAATCCTTCTGA
- a CDS encoding RNB domain-containing ribonuclease, protein MDKQHTFHRSDLVRIAIDAMKERGLEPEFPPRALQQLQTIGAAGQDDDPRIRDLTALPWCSIDNDDSLDLDQLTACGPLSNGAVKIFVAVADVDALVKKNSAIDQHAHTNTTSVYTSARVFAMLPERLSTDLTSLNPGQERLAIVTEMVVDAEGAVTHSTVHRARVRNHAKLAYDAVAAWIEGEGDLPEAARAVPGMDEQLRTQDAVAQRMRARRRAAGSLDLETFQPRAVFDGDRVVDIRQQAQNRARQLIEEFMIATNTCTAQFLAQHGGSALRRVVRSPERWLRIVEVASKYGEALPKEPDSRALEGFLARQRKADPLRFPDLSLVIIKLMGSGEYVVEHARGEPIGHFGLAVRDYTHSTAPNRRYPDLVSLRMVKALLSGERPPYGLAELATLAEHCTHQEDAAQKVERSVRKSEAALFMQGLIGQQFDAIVTGRTESATWVRIFTPPAEGLLVSGDFNLDVGAKIRVKLVSTNVERGFIDFEQAH, encoded by the coding sequence ATGGACAAACAACACACATTTCACCGCAGCGATCTGGTGCGCATTGCCATCGACGCCATGAAAGAGCGGGGCCTGGAGCCCGAGTTTCCGCCGCGCGCCCTGCAGCAGCTGCAGACCATTGGGGCCGCCGGGCAGGACGACGACCCGCGCATCCGCGACCTCACGGCATTGCCCTGGTGCTCGATCGACAACGACGACTCGCTCGACCTCGACCAGCTCACGGCCTGCGGCCCCCTGAGCAACGGCGCCGTGAAGATTTTTGTCGCCGTGGCCGATGTGGACGCCTTGGTCAAAAAGAACTCTGCCATCGACCAGCACGCGCACACCAACACCACGTCGGTCTATACCTCGGCGCGGGTGTTTGCCATGCTGCCCGAGCGGCTTTCCACCGACCTCACCTCGCTGAACCCCGGCCAGGAGCGCCTCGCCATCGTGACCGAGATGGTGGTGGATGCCGAAGGCGCCGTCACCCATTCCACCGTGCACCGGGCGCGGGTGCGCAACCACGCCAAGCTGGCCTACGACGCCGTGGCCGCGTGGATCGAGGGCGAAGGCGACCTGCCCGAAGCCGCGCGCGCCGTGCCCGGCATGGACGAGCAGCTGCGCACCCAGGACGCGGTGGCCCAGCGCATGCGCGCGCGCCGGCGCGCCGCGGGCTCGCTGGATCTGGAAACCTTCCAGCCGCGTGCCGTGTTCGATGGCGACCGCGTGGTGGACATCCGCCAGCAAGCGCAAAACCGGGCGCGCCAGCTCATCGAAGAATTCATGATCGCCACCAACACCTGCACGGCGCAGTTTCTGGCGCAGCACGGCGGCAGCGCCCTGCGGCGGGTGGTGCGTTCGCCCGAGCGCTGGCTGCGCATCGTGGAAGTGGCCAGCAAATACGGCGAGGCGCTGCCCAAGGAGCCTGATTCGCGTGCGCTCGAGGGCTTTCTGGCGCGCCAGCGCAAGGCCGATCCGCTGCGCTTTCCCGACCTGTCGCTGGTCATCATCAAGCTGATGGGGTCGGGCGAATATGTGGTGGAGCATGCCCGGGGCGAGCCCATCGGCCACTTCGGCCTGGCAGTGCGCGACTACACGCATTCCACGGCGCCCAACCGCCGTTACCCCGACCTGGTGAGCTTGCGCATGGTGAAGGCGCTGCTGTCGGGCGAGCGTCCGCCCTATGGCCTGGCCGAGCTGGCCACGCTGGCCGAGCATTGCACCCACCAGGAAGACGCGGCGCAAAAGGTGGAGCGCAGCGTGCGCAAATCCGAGGCGGCGCTGTTCATGCAGGGGCTGATCGGCCAGCAGTTTGACGCCATCGTCACCGGCCGCACCGAAAGCGCCACCTGGGTGCGCATCTTCACGCCGCCGGCCGAGGGCCTGCTGGTGTCGGGTGATTTCAATCTCGACGTGGGGGCGAAGATCCGCGTGAAGCTGGTCAGCACCAATGTCGAGCGCGGCTTCATCGATTTCGAGCAGGCGCACTGA
- a CDS encoding MFS transporter, whose product MSLPTPESPAGPARADSRRARLHPDVLKLGLVSFLTDLSSEMIFSVFAVFFTTVAGASTALLGLIEGLADFSASSLNYLAGWLSDRSGRRKWFATAGYAFSTLAKLILLVSSSIVGLSVFRVIERLGKGFRGPPRDAWLSSIAAKESRGYAFGVHKALDKAGAVLGPLVAYALLKLLGESASTYSLLFLVAFVPAVVAVVVLTRIPDQRGQPHARESVRQNWQQLSPAFKRFLLPAGVFALAYFSLGFVLLKAHGVGFGMTDIVLLYALFNMVCVVAAPLAGRLGDRVGRSRIVVLGYAFYAALNVWLVVAASRWEMVGIFCLYGVFYAIEESQSKAFIADLEPERRATAVGVYNFVTGGLYLPASLMAGALWAVAPGLAFGLAAALSVAAIVVFGVLQPAATGQR is encoded by the coding sequence ATGAGCTTGCCCACCCCCGAATCGCCCGCTGGCCCGGCCCGTGCCGACTCCCGCCGTGCCAGGTTGCACCCCGATGTGCTCAAGCTGGGTCTGGTGAGTTTTTTGACCGACCTGAGCTCCGAGATGATCTTCTCGGTGTTTGCCGTCTTCTTCACCACGGTGGCCGGTGCATCGACAGCGTTGCTGGGGCTGATCGAGGGGCTGGCGGATTTTTCGGCCTCGTCGCTCAATTACCTGGCCGGCTGGCTGTCAGACCGCAGCGGCCGGCGCAAGTGGTTTGCCACGGCGGGCTACGCATTTTCGACACTGGCCAAGCTGATCTTGCTGGTGTCGTCGTCCATCGTGGGGTTGTCGGTCTTTCGGGTCATCGAACGGCTGGGCAAGGGCTTTCGCGGCCCGCCGCGCGATGCCTGGCTGTCGTCGATTGCGGCCAAGGAATCGCGTGGTTATGCGTTTGGCGTGCACAAGGCGCTCGATAAAGCGGGCGCTGTGCTGGGCCCGCTGGTGGCCTATGCGCTGCTCAAATTGCTGGGCGAATCGGCCAGCACCTACAGCCTGCTGTTCCTGGTGGCCTTTGTGCCGGCAGTGGTGGCCGTGGTGGTGCTTACGCGCATCCCCGACCAGCGCGGCCAGCCCCATGCGCGCGAGAGCGTGCGGCAGAACTGGCAGCAGCTCAGCCCGGCGTTCAAGCGTTTTCTGCTGCCGGCAGGGGTGTTTGCACTGGCGTATTTCAGCCTCGGCTTTGTTTTGCTCAAGGCCCATGGCGTGGGCTTTGGCATGACCGACATCGTGCTGCTGTATGCGCTGTTCAACATGGTCTGCGTGGTGGCCGCACCGCTGGCTGGAAGGCTGGGCGACAGGGTGGGCCGCAGCCGCATCGTGGTGCTGGGCTATGCGTTCTATGCGGCCCTCAACGTGTGGCTGGTGGTGGCGGCCAGCCGCTGGGAAATGGTGGGCATCTTTTGCCTGTATGGCGTGTTCTATGCCATCGAAGAGTCGCAAAGCAAGGCCTTCATCGCCGACCTGGAGCCCGAGCGCCGCGCCACGGCCGTGGGCGTCTACAACTTTGTGACGGGTGGCTTGTACCTGCCCGCATCGCTGATGGCGGGCGCGCTGTGGGCGGTGGCGCCGGGCCTGGCCTTCGGGCTGGCTGCCGCGCTGTCGGTGGCGGCCATCGTGGTTTTTGGGGTGCTGCAACCTGCTGCGACGGGGCAGCGCTAA
- a CDS encoding class I SAM-dependent methyltransferase, with the protein MTATPFTDAAATWNQRYTGQNHLFGQEPNDYLRAQAHHIAPGGRVLCVADGDGRNSVWLARQGLQVDAFDISDVGVAQARQQAADAAVVVNYCVADCDQWPWPTATYDAVVAIFVQFADPAMRERLFANMVAALKPGGLLVLQGYTPRQLEYKTGGPPILSHLYTPELIRSAFAGLQIIELRDYEAVLNEGTQHSGQSALLGLVARKP; encoded by the coding sequence ATGACCGCAACGCCCTTCACCGACGCCGCAGCCACCTGGAACCAGCGCTACACCGGCCAAAACCACCTCTTTGGCCAGGAGCCCAACGACTACCTGCGCGCGCAGGCCCACCACATCGCACCCGGCGGCCGTGTGCTGTGCGTGGCCGATGGCGACGGGCGCAACAGCGTCTGGCTGGCACGCCAGGGCCTGCAGGTGGATGCCTTTGACATCTCGGATGTGGGCGTGGCCCAAGCCAGGCAGCAGGCCGCAGACGCCGCTGTCGTCGTGAACTACTGCGTGGCCGATTGCGACCAGTGGCCCTGGCCCACTGCCACTTATGACGCCGTGGTGGCCATCTTTGTGCAGTTTGCCGACCCCGCCATGCGCGAGCGCCTGTTCGCCAATATGGTGGCTGCGCTCAAGCCCGGCGGCTTGCTGGTGCTGCAGGGCTACACCCCCAGGCAGTTGGAATACAAGACCGGCGGGCCACCCATCCTGTCGCACCTCTACACGCCAGAGCTGATCCGGTCGGCCTTCGCGGGCCTGCAGATCATCGAGCTGCGCGACTATGAAGCGGTGCTGAACGAGGGAACCCAGCACAGCGGCCAGTCGGCCTTGCTGGGGCTGGTAGCGCGCAAGCCATGA